One stretch of Macaca nemestrina isolate mMacNem1 chromosome 17, mMacNem.hap1, whole genome shotgun sequence DNA includes these proteins:
- the LOC105469330 gene encoding LOW QUALITY PROTEIN: tRNA-dihydrouridine(16/17) synthase [NAD(P)(+)]-like (The sequence of the model RefSeq protein was modified relative to this genomic sequence to represent the inferred CDS: deleted 1 base in 1 codon) produces the protein MPKLQGFEFWSRTLRGARHVVAPMVDQSELAWRLLSRRHGAQLCYTPMLHAQVFVRDANYRKENLYCEVCPEDRPLIVQFCANDPEVFVQAALLAQDYCDAIDLNLGCPQMIAKRGHYGAFLQDEWDLLQRMILLAHEKLSVPVTCKIRVFPEIDKTVRYAQMLEKAGCQLLTVHGRTKEQKGPLSGAASWEHIKAVRKAVAIPVFANGNIQCLQDVERCLRDTGVQGVMSAEGNLHNPALFEGRSPAVWELAEEYLDIVREHPCPLSYVRAHLFKLWHHTLQVYQQLREELAKVKTLEGIAAVSQELKLRCQEEISRQEGAKPTGDLPFHWICQPYIRPGPREGSKERAGARSKRALEEEECGTEVLSKNKQKKQLRNPHKTFDPSLKPKYAKCDQCGNPKGNRCVFSLCRGCCKKRASKETADCPGHGLLFKTKLEKSLAWKEAQPELQEPQPAAPGTPGGFSEVMGSALA, from the exons ATGCCAAAGCTGCAGGGCTTCGAGTTCTGGAGCCGCACCCTGCGTGGCGCCCGCCACGTGGTGGCCCCCATGGTGGACCAGAGCGAGCTGGCCTGGAGGCTGCTGAGCCGGCGCCACGGAGCCCAGCTCTGCTACACGCCCATGCTGCACGCCCAGGTCTTCGTCCGCGACGCCAACTACCGGAAGGAGAACCTGTACTGCGAGGTGTGCCCCGAGGACCGGCCCCTCATCGTGCAG TTCTGTGCCAATGACCCGGAAGTGTTTGTTCAGGCGGCTCTCCTGGCTCAGGATTACTGTGACGCCATTGACCTGAACTTGGGCTGCCCACAGATGATAGCCAAGAGAG GTCACTATGGTGCCTTCCTGCAGGATGAGTGGGACCTGCTCCAAAGAATGA TTTTGCTGGCCCACGAGAAACTCTCTGTTCCTGTCACGTGCAAAATCCGTGTCTTCCCGGAGATTGACAAGACCGTGAGGTACGCCCAGATGCTGGAGAAGGCCGGTTGCCAG TTGCTGACGGTGCACGGGCGCACCAAGGAGCAG AAAGGGCCCCTGTCAGGTGCAGCATCCTGGGAGCACATCAAGGCTGTGCG GAAGGCTGTGGCCATCCCTGTGTTTGCTAATGGGAATATCCAGTGCCTGCAGGATGTGGAGCGCTGCCTCCGGGACACGGGTGTGCAGGGCGTCATGAGTGCAG AGGGCAATCTGCACAACCCCGCTCTGTTTGAGGGCCGGAGCCCTGCAGTGTGGGAGCTGGCCGAGGAATACCTGGACATCGTGCGAGAGCACCCCTGCCCGCTGTCCTATGTCCGGGCCCACCTCTTCAAGCTGTGGCACCACAC GCTGCAGGTGTACCAGCAGCTGCGAGAGGAGCTGGCCAAGGTGAAGACCCTGGAGGGCATCGCTGCCGTGAGCCAGGAGCTGAAGCTGCGGTGTCAG GAGGAGATATCCAGGCAGGAGGGAGCGAAGCCCACCGGCGACTTGCCCTTCCACTGGATCTGCCAGCCCTACATCCGGCCGGG GCCCAGGGAGGGGAGCAAGGAGAGGGCGGGTGCACGCAGCAAGCgggccctggaggaggaggagtgtgGCACGGAAGTCCTGTCCAAGAACAAGCAGAAGAAGCAGCTGAGGAACCCCCACAAGACCTTCGACCCCTCTCTGAAGC CAAAATATGCAAAGTGTGACCAGTGTGGAAACCCAAAG GGCAACAGATGTGTGTTCAGCCTGTGCCGCGGCTGCTGCAAGAAGCGAGCCTCCAAAGAGACTGCGGACTGCCCAG GTCACGGATTGCTTTTTAAAACCAAACTGGAGAAGTCTCTGGCCTGGAAAGAGGCCCAGCCTGAGCTGCAGGAGCCTCAGCCGGCAGCACCCGGAACACCAGGTGGCTTCTCCGAAGTCATGGGCAGTGCCCTGGCCTGA